AAGTTCTTGCCTTCATTGGCCATCAGGTCGGTGATCGATTCCGTCTTGCCGTAGCGGAAGTGCGTACCGATCAGGTCCGAGTCATTGACCCAGCCGTCATAGATGCTCTTGTCTGACTGCATCACGGTCTGCAGCTTTTCCACCACGTCGCCTTCTTGCAGCAGGTCGTGGGTCACCTTGATCCCGGTGATCTCGGTAAAGGCCTTGGCCAGCACCTTGGACTCATATTCGTGAGTGGTCAGGGTTTCCGAGACAACCTTGATGTCCATCCCGCGAAACGGCTCGGCGGCCTTGATGAACCACTTCAGTTCCGCGAGCTGCTGATCTGCCGTCAGGGTGGACGGCTTGAACTCACTGCCTATCCATTTCTTCGCGGCGTCTTCATAGGCATCGGCCCAGGCCGAAGCGCTCAAACCGCTGAGTGCCAGCATGGCTGCCAATGAAATGCTATGTCGCAGCTTATTGTTTTTGTCGAACATAGAGACCTCCTTATTGGGTTTCGGAGCAACATTGCCGAGCGATTCGACTAGCCCCAACGCATCACAGCCAACAGCCACACCAGGGACAACGCGGACGCTACCCAGATGCTCCAGTCGGTGACGCCGATTACCAGCAAATGCAGGTAGGCGCTGCCGAGAAGACCGATAAACAGCCGATCGCCACGGGTGGTGGCAATCGGCAAGAAACCACGCCGAAGAATGCTCGGCGAACGCAATTCCCAGGTCGTCATGCCGACCAGGATCAAGGCAATGACACAGAAAAACGTTGCCGTCGGGACGGTCCAGCTCATCCATTCCATCATCAGTTCCTCATACCCGGCCCAGGGCAAAGCCCTTGGCCACGTGGTTACGGACAAACCAGATCACCAGCATGCCCGGCAGGATGGTCAGCACCCCTGCCGCCGCCAGCACACCCCAATCGATACCGGATGCCGAGACGGTGCGCGTCATGACCGCCGCAATCGGCTTGGCATTCACCGACGTCAGCGTCCGCGCCAGCAGCAACTCGACCCAGGAAAACATGAAGCAGAAAAACGCCGTCACACCGATCCCCGAGCCAATCAGCGGCACAAAAATCTTCACGAAGAACTTGGGAAAACTGTAGCCATCAATGTAGGCGGTTTCGTCGATTTCTTTCGGAACGCCAGACATGAAGCCCTCGAGAATCCACACCGCCAACGGCACGTTGAACAGGCAATGCGCCAGTGCCACCGCGATGTGCGTGTCGAACAGACCGATCGAGGAATACAGCTGGAAGAACGGCAACAGAAACACCGCCGGCGGCGCCATGCGGTTGGTCAGCAGCCAGAAGAACAGGTGCTTGTCGCCCAGGAAGCGATACCGCGAGAACGCATACGCTGCCGGCAGCGCCACGCTCAGGGAGATCACCGTGTTCAGGCTCACGTAGTACAGCGAGTTGAGGTAACCGGTGTACCAGGCCGGATCAGTGAAGATCACCTTGTAGTTGGCGAAGGTGAAATCCTGCGGAAACAGGGTCAGGCCGCTGAGGATTTCGGTGTTGCTCTTGAACGACATGTTCAGCAGCCAGTAGATCGGCACCAGCAGGAACAGGATGTAGATCAGCAGCGGAATGAGCTTTCTTTTACTCATGGCAGACCTCAGCGGTTGGCGTCAGAGTGAGTCATGGCGGTGTAGAACAGCCAGGACACCAACAGGATGATCAGGAAGTACACCAGCGAGAAAGCTGCCGCCGGGCCGAGGTCGAACTGTCCGATGGCCATCTGCGTCAGGGTCTGGCTGAGGAAGGTCGTGGCATTCCCCGGCCCGCCGCCCGTGAGCACGAACGGCTCGGTGTAGATCATGAAACTGTCCATGAACCGCAGCATCACCGCGATCAACAGCACGCTCTTGAGCTTGGGCAACTGGATGTGTCGGAAAACTGCCCAGGCCGATGCCCGATCAATCCTCGCCGCCTGGTAGTACACGTCCGGAATCGCCCGCAGGCCTGAGAAACACAACAGCGCCACCAACGACGTCCAGTGCCAGACGTCCATCACCAGCACCGTGACCCAGGCGTCCATGGTGTTGGCCGCATAGTTATAGTTGATGCCCATCGCATTGAGGCTCGACCCGAGCAAACCAATGTCGGCCCGGCCGAAAATCTGCCAGATCGTCCCGACCACGTTCCACGGAATCAGCAGTGGAATCGCCAGGATGATCAGCACCAGCGACGACCAGCGGCCCTTGGTCGGCATGGTCAAGGCGATGGCAATGCCCAGCGGGATTTCGATCAGCAATACGCAGCCGGAATAGATGAACTGACGCAGCAGCGAGTCGTGCAGCCGTGGATCGAGCAGCACCTGCTTGTACCAGTCGGCACCGACGAAGTAGCGGCTGGACTGGTCGAAGATGTCCTGCACCGAATAGTTGACCACGGTCATCATCGGGATCACCGCACTGAACGCCACCAGCAAAAACACCGGCAGGACCAGCCACCAGGCCTTGTTGTTCTGCACCTTGTTCATGGCTGCACCTCCAGCAGGTAATCGTCGGCATAGACCATCAACCACTGCGCCGGGAAGCTGATGTACGCCGTGCCTTCCGGCACCGGTTTGTCTTCGGCCAGGCGCACTTTCAACGGCGCGCCGTCGAGGTTCAGGGTCATGATCTTGTAGGTGCCCAGGTCTTCAACGTGTACGACCTGTGCCTGCATCGCGTCATCAAACGGCTCGTCCCACACATGCACGAACTCCGGACGGATGCCGACTTTCAGGGTTTTCCACTCGGACTCGGCGATGCGTTGCAATTGCGCGTCAGACAAGGGCAAGTGCGTCGAGGCGAATCCGACGCCACCGGGTTGTGGCTGCACTTCGATCAGGTTCATCCCCGGGCTGCCGATGAAGTAGCCGACAAAGGTGTGGCTCGGCCGTTCGAACAATTCTCGCGGCGTACCGAATTGCACAATCTGCCCGCCGTACATCACCGCAATCTTGTCCGCGAAGGTCGAGGCTTCGAGCTGATCGTGGGTGACGTAGACCATGGTGATGTTGAACTGCTCGTGGATCTGCTTGAGCTTGCGCCGCAGCTTCCATTTCAGGTGCGGGTCGATCACCGTCAGCGGTTCATCGAACAGAATCGCCGAGACGTCATCACGCACCAATCCGCGGCCCATGGAAACTTTCTGTTTTTCGTCGGCGGTGAGGTTGCGCGCCTTCTTGCTCAGTAGCGCCTGGAGGTCGAGGACCTCGGCAATTTCCTGCACCTTGCTGTGAATTTTCGCTTCGGCCATGCCCTGATTGCGCAGTGGGAAGGCCAGGTTGTCGAACACCGTCATGGTGTCGTAAACCACCGGAAACTGAAAAACCTGGGCAATGTTGCGCTTCTCCGGGGTCAGGTCGTTGACCGCTTTACCGTCGAACAGGACGTGGCCCTGGGACGGACTGAGCAACCCGGAAATGATATTGAGCAAGGTCGACTTGCCGCAGCCCGAAGGCCCGAGCAAGGCATAAGCACCGCCCTGCTCCCAGACGTGGTCCATCTCGCGGATCGCGTAATCCTCGGGACCGCTCGGCGTACGGGTGTAACTGTGGGCGAGGTTCTGCAAACGGATTTCGGCCATCAGGCAACCCTCGCGATACGGCGGCCGGGCGCCTGGACCAGTCGTCCCTGCGCATCGAACACAAACAGTTTATGGGTCGGAATGTAGATGCGGATCGGTGCATCAACGTCGTATTCGTGAACCCCGGGCAAATGCAGCACCAGCAGGAAATGCTCGTTGCGCACGTGCAGGAAGGTTTCCGAACCGCTGATCTCGGCGACTTCGACGGTCACCGCCAGTTCGAGGTCATCGTCGTTGCTCGGCACCAGCGAGATATGGCTGGGGCGCACGCCGAAGCGGAACTCGCCCTCGCCCACCGGGCGCAAATCCACGTTCAACGGGAAGTGCACGAAGTTGGCGAAGCTGACTTCGTTACCGGCAATCCGTCCGGGCATCAGGTTGATTGGTGGCTCGGAGAACAATTCTGCCGCCAGCACGGTTTGCGGCTGGTGATAGACCTCCGCAGCCTTGCCGCTCTGGATCACCCGGCCTTCGTGAAGAATGGTCGTGGTGCCACCGAGCGCCAGCGCTTCGTTGGGTTCGGTGGTGGCGTAGATGGCGATGGTGTGGCGCGCCTTGAACAGCTCGCGCATTTCCTGACGCAGCTCTTCGCGCAGTTTGTAGTCGAGGTTGACCAGCGGCTCATCGAACAGGATCAGTTCGGCGTCCTTCACCAGCGCCCGGGCCATGGCCGTGCGCTGTTGCTGGCCACCGGAGAGTTCCAGCGGATAGCGCTGGAGAAACTTCTCGATGCGCAGCATCTTCGCCGTTTCCAGCACCTTGCTCTGGATCAGCTCGTTGGAAACACCGCCCTGGCGCAACGGCGATGCGATGTTCTCGAACACCGTCATGGTCGGGTAATTGATGAACTGCTGATAGACCATCGACACGTTGCGCAAGCGCACCGGGCGTTGGGTGACGTCGACGCCGTTCATCAGGATGCGGCCGCTGTCGGGCTTGTCCAGACCGGCCATCAGGCGCATGAGGCTGGTTTTGCCGGACAGCGTGCGGCCGAGCAAAACGTTGAAGGAACCGGGTTCGAAACTAAGGCACGCATCGTCGATCCAGGTCTGGCCCTCGACGGTGCGGCTGACGTGCTCCAGAGTGAGTGACATGGCTCGGCCTTTTTATTATTGGAGTCAAGCGACCGGAGCTACAGAGCGACTTTCGTGCCAGAAAATGCAAGTTGTTGATCTGGCTTGAAAATCCTTCAACAAGCAAAAAAACAGGGTTCGTTGCTGAACAGAAATGAACAACCGCGACTGAACAATTGAACAGTTCAACGGTTGACAATGAACAATAGTGAACAACACTCTACGGACTGTTTACGGCCCCACAAAGTCGTGGTGTGCCAGAACCATCACGTGCGACATTCAACGTGATGTGCAAAAAAACCATAAAAACAATAAAAGCTTGCTCAGAGATCGACTGCCATGGCCGCACCCGCCTCGCCGCTCTCCCACGACGCCATCATCCAGGACTCCTGGTCCCGTTGCCGCGCGTTCGGTCTCGATCACCAAAGCGCTCCGGCATTCGACCAATTGCCGGCCGAGGGCATCGCGCAGTTGCTGGAAAGCCAGCATTCACTGGTGCAGACCACCCACCAGGAAGTCCTGCCCTACTACGAGAACATCCTGAGCAATTCCAATTGCCTGATCATGCTCGCCGACAACCAGGGCCAGGTGCTGACCTCTTGGGGCACTCAGCGCTTCATCGAGCCGAGCCTGACCCGTGGCTTCAGCGCCGGCGCCAGTTGGATGGAGCGTTGTAGCGGCACCAATGCGATCGGCACCGCGCTGGCCTGCGAGCAGGCAGTGCACATCGAGCACGATGAACATTTCCTCAAGGCCAACCGCTTCATGACCGGTTCCGCCGCGCCGATTTTCGATGCCGAACGCAAGGTGATCGCGGTGCTGGACGTGTCCAGCGACAGCTACCTGCCGCCGTCCCACACCCTCGGCATGGTCAAGATGATGAGCCAGACCGTGGAAAACCGGCTGATCCTCAACCTGTTCCATGGCCAGCATTTTCAACTGACATTCAACACCGGGTTGAACAACCTCGACAGCCAATGGGCGGGTTTGCTTATTTTCGATGAGAGCGGCCAAGTACTGTCCGCCAACCGCCGGGCCGACAATTTGCTCGGCATCAGTCTGTCGCGGGTCAGTATCGAGAGCCTGTTCAAGGTGTCGCTGCTGGAACTGCTGAATCAGCCGGACGGCTTGCCCTTCTCCCTCCAGGCCTCCGGGCGTAACCGCTTCCAGTGCCTGTTGAAACGCCCGAAACAGGCACCGATTCAGGCGCGGCTATTTTCTGAAACAAAGAGCGCCGAACCTGCCGCAAACGCGCCCGCCGCGATCAGCCTCAATACGCTGCACTTTGGCGACGGTCGCGTGGAAAAAGCCGTGCGCCAGGCCGAGCGCTTGCTGGAAAAAGACATTCCGCTGCTGATTCACGGCGAAACCGGCGTCGGCAAGGAAGTGTTCGTCAAGGCACTGCATCAGGCCAGCTCTCGCAGCAAACAGCCGTTCATTGCCGTCAACTGTGCAGCGATCCCCGCCGAACTGGTGGAATCCGAGCTGTTCGGCTACGAGAAAGGTGCGTTCACCGGCGCAAATCAGAAAGGCAGCATCGGGCTGATCCGCAAGGCTGACAAAGGCACGCTGTTCCTCGATGAGATTGGCGACATGCCACTGCCGACGCAGGCGCGACTGTTAAGGGTTTTGCAGGAACGCTGTGTTCAACCGGTGGGCAGCAGCGAGTTGTACCCGGTGGATATCCGCATCATTTCGGCCACCAACCGCTCATTGCGCGAGCAGGTTCAGTTGGGCCGTTTTCGGGAAGATCTTTATTACCGGATCGGCGGTTTGACCCTCGAATTGCCACCGCTACGGGAACGCAGTGACAAGCAGGCACTGTTCAAGCGCTTGTGGGAGCAACACCGCGAGCCGTCGCAATGGGCCGGGTTGAGTCGAGAAGTGCTCGAACTGTTCGGCCGTCATCCGTGGCCGGGAAATCTACGTCAGGTCAGCAGCGTGATGCAGGTGGCGCTGGCCATGGCCGAAGAACAACCGGTGCGGCCGGAGCATTTGCCGGATGATTTTTTTGTCGATCTGGAGATGGAGCCGGTGGATTCGCCGGAAACCCTGGCGGTGGATTTGAATGATGCCGAGGATTTGAATCGGCAGTTGCAGGCGGCTGGGGGAAATATTTCGCATTTGGCGCGACGTCTCGGAGTCAGCCGCAACACCTTATACAAGCGGTTGCGCCAGGCTGAATAACCAGCCGCCCACACTGTTTGTGTTCGACTGAAGACCATCGCGAGCAGGCTCGCTCCCACAGGGAATCTGTGCCGCGCACAGCACTCAAACATAGCTAAGATCCAATGTGGGAGCGAGCCTGCTCGCGATGACGCCAGCCTGGGCACCGCTGCACTTGCTCCGACCCAAAAACAAAAACCCGCACAAGGCGGGTTTCTGCTTTTGTAAAAGGCGTAGCAATCACAGCAATCAGTCAGCCAGACGCCAGGTCGTGCCGCCCTTGCCATCTTCCAGCACCACGCCCATGGCGGTGAGCTGGTCGCGGATCCGGTCGGATTCAGCCCAGTCTTTAGCCGCACGAGCCGCCAGGCGCGCCGCAATCAGCGCATCAACCTCAGCCGCATCGACCCGCCCTTCAGCACCGGCCTGCAGGAAGTCATCCGCCTCCAGCTGCAACACACCCAACACACTGGCCAGTTCCTTCAAGCGCGCCGCCAGGCCCGCCGCCGCGTCGAGATCGCTCTCGCGCAAACGGTTGATCTCGCGAACCATCTCGAACAGCACCGCGCAGGCTTCCGGCGTGCCGAAGTCGTCGTTCATCACCTGGGTGAAGCGCTCGACAAAGGCTTCGCCGCCAGCCGGCGCCACGCTCGGCAGGCCTTTCAACGCATGGTAGAAACGCTCGAGTGCGCCTTTGGCGTCCTTGAGGTTGTCTTCCGAATAGTTGATAGCACTGCGGTAGTGGCTCGACACCAGCAGGTAACGCACGACTTCCGGGTGGTACTTTTCCAGCACATCGCGGATGGTGAAGAAGTTGTTCAAGGACTTGGACATCTTCTCGCCATTGATGCGAATCATGCCGCAATGCATCCACGTGTTGGCGTAGGTCTTGCCGGTCGCCGCTTCGCTCTGGGCGATTTCGTTTTCGTGGTGCGGGAATTCGAGGTCGCTGCCGCCGCCATGAATGTCGAAGGTCTCGCCCAGGCAGCAGGTCGACATCACCGAGCATTCGATGTGCCAGCCCGGACGCCCGTCGCCCCACGGTGACGGCCAGCTCGGCTCGCCCGGCTTGGCGCCTTTCCACAGCACGAAGTCCAGCGGGTCCTGCTTCGACTCGTCGACTTCGATCCGCGCGCCGATGCGCAGGTCTTCGATTTTCTTGCGCGACAGCTTGCCGTAGCCCATGAACTTGGCGACGCGGTAGTACACGTCGCCATTGCCCGGTGCGTAGGCGTAACCCTTGTCGATCAGGGTCTGGATCATGGTCTGCATGCCAGCGATGTGATCGGTGGCCCGCGGCTCCATGTCCGGCTTGAGGATATTGAGGCGCGCCTCGTCCTCATGCATCGCGGTGATCATGCGTTCGGTCAGCAAATCGAACGGTTCGCCGTTCTCCCTGGCCCGGTTGATGATCTTGTCTTCAATGTCGGTGATGTTGCGCACATACGTCAGGTTATACCCGCTGAACCGCAACCAGCGGGTCACCAGGTCGAACGCGACCATGCTGCGGCCATGGCCAATGTGGCAGTAGTCGTACACGGTCATCCCGCAGACGTACATGCGCACATTGTTGCCATCCAGCGGCTTGAAGACTTCTTTGCTCTTGGTGAGCGTGTTGTAGATCGAAAGCACGTTAGAGGTTCCTTGAATCACTGGCCCCACGAATCACGCAAGGTCACGGTACGGTTGAACACCGGATGACCGGGTTTCGAGTCCTTGATATCCGCGCAGAAGTAACCTTCGCGCTCGAACTGGAAACGGTCTTCCGGCTGTGCATTGCCCAGCGAAGGCTCAGCACGACAACCGGTCAGCACTTGCAGCGAGTCAGGGTTGATGTTGTCCAGGAAACTGGCGCTGTCTTCGGCCTTCTCAGGGTTCGGCGAGCGGAACAGGCGATCGTACAGACGCACTTCGCACTCGACGCTGGCCGCGGCCGGTACCCAGTGAACCACGCCTTTGACCTTGCGGCCTTCAGGGTTCTTGCCCAATGTTTCCGGGTCGTAGGAGCAACGCAGTTCAACGATGTTGCCGTCGGCGTCCTTGATCGCTTCGTCGGCACGGATCACGTAGCTGCCGCGCAGACGCACTTCGCCGTTCGGCTCCAGGCGCTTGTAGCCCTTTGGTGGCTCTTCCATGAAGTCATCGCGGTCGATGTAGATTTCACGGGAGAACGGAAGCTTGCGCACACCCAGTTCTTCTTTTTGCGGATGACGCGGCAGTTCGAGGTGATCGACCTTGTCTTCCGGGTAGTTGGTAATCACGACCTTCAGCGGACGCAGCACGCACATGGCGCGCGGAGCGTTCTGGTCCAGATCCTGACGAATGCTGAATTCAAGCATGCCGAAGTCGACCACGCCGTCGGAACGGTTGGTGCCGACCATGTCGCAGAAGTTGCGGATCGACGCCGGCGTGTAGCCGCGGCGGCGGAAGCCGGACAGCGTGGACATGCGCGGATCGTCCCAACCGAAAACGTGCTTTTCATCGACCAGTTGCTTGAGCTTGCGCTTGCTGGTGATGGTGTAGTTCAGGTTCAGGCGGCTGAACTCGTACTGACGCGGTTTCGCCGGCACGGGCAGGTTCTCGAGGAACCATTCGTACAGCGGACGGTGGCTTTCGAACTCCAGGGTGCAGATCGAGTGGGTGATGCCTTCGATGGCGTCCGACTGACCGTGGGTGAAGTCGTAGTTCGGGTAGATGCACCACTTGTCGCCGGTCTGGTGGTGATGCGCGTGACGGATGCGGTACATGATCGGGTCGCGCAGGTTCATGTTCGGCGAGGCCATGTCGATCTTGGCCCGCAGCACGCGTGCGCCGTCCGGGAATTCGCCGGCGCGCATGCGGGCGAACCAGTCGAGGTTCTCTTCGACGCTGCGATCACGGAACGGGCTGTTCTTGCCCGGCTCGGTCAGGCTGCCACGGTATTCCTTGGCTTGCTCCGGGCTCAGGTCGTCGACGTAGGCTTTGCCGGCCTTGATCAGTTCAACGGCCCAATCGTGCAGCTGATCGAAATACTGCGAGGCGTAGCGCACTTCGCCGGACCATTCGAAGCCCAGCCATTTGACGTCGCTTTCGATCGCGTCGATGTACTCCTGGTCTTCCTTGGCCGGGTTGGTGTCGTCGAAACGCAGGTGGGTGACGCCGCCAAACTCCTGGGCCAGACCGAAGTTCACACAGATCGACTTGGCGTGACCGATGTGCAGGTAACCGTTGGGTTCAGGCGGGAAACGGGTGACGATCTGCGTGTGCTTACCCGAGTCCAGGTCCGCCTGGATGATCGGGCGCAGGAAATTGACCGGCACGGCAGGGCCGGTCTTGGAATTCGAGGTAGGGTCGACAGTGGGCTTGCTCATAGGATCCTTGAACGTACAAGTGCGCGGCCAGTTGGCCAAATCAAAGCGGCGGTTAAAACAAAGGGGCTTATCATAGCCGATGCCGTCAAGTCGCTGACAGTACAGGCCCGAAAACGGCTGCATTTAATCGGATGCAAATGAAAAACAGCCTCGAAATTCGCGCCCGGCACGCTAAACTGCGCACCTTGGCCGACACCGGCCGGACCGGTTGAGGGCTCAATAGCCCCGAAACCCACGAATTCCCAGAAAACGCAGTACCTAAAAAGAGTCCCCGATCATGACCCAAGTCAAACTGACCACCAACCATGGCGACATCGTCCTGGAACTGAATGCCGAGAAAGCCCCGATCACCGTGGCCAACTTCATCGAGTACGTCAAAGCCGGTCACTACGAAAACACCGTTTTCCACCGCGTCATCGGTAACTTCATGATCCAGGGCGGCGGTTTCGAGCCAGGCATGAAAGAAAAGAAAGACAAGCGCCCAAGCATCCAGAACGAAGCCGACAACGGTCTGCCGAACGAGAAGTACAGCGTGGCCATGGCTCGTACCATGGAGCCGCATTCGGCGTCCGCCCAGTTTTTCATCAACGTCGCTGACAACAGCTTCCTGAACCACAGCGCCAAGACCACCCAGGGCTG
This DNA window, taken from Pseudomonas fluorescens NCIMB 11764, encodes the following:
- a CDS encoding DUF2160 domain-containing protein, producing MEWMSWTVPTATFFCVIALILVGMTTWELRSPSILRRGFLPIATTRGDRLFIGLLGSAYLHLLVIGVTDWSIWVASALSLVWLLAVMRWG
- a CDS encoding carbohydrate ABC transporter permease; the protein is MSKRKLIPLLIYILFLLVPIYWLLNMSFKSNTEILSGLTLFPQDFTFANYKVIFTDPAWYTGYLNSLYYVSLNTVISLSVALPAAYAFSRYRFLGDKHLFFWLLTNRMAPPAVFLLPFFQLYSSIGLFDTHIAVALAHCLFNVPLAVWILEGFMSGVPKEIDETAYIDGYSFPKFFVKIFVPLIGSGIGVTAFFCFMFSWVELLLARTLTSVNAKPIAAVMTRTVSASGIDWGVLAAAGVLTILPGMLVIWFVRNHVAKGFALGRV
- a CDS encoding carbohydrate ABC transporter permease, which produces MNKVQNNKAWWLVLPVFLLVAFSAVIPMMTVVNYSVQDIFDQSSRYFVGADWYKQVLLDPRLHDSLLRQFIYSGCVLLIEIPLGIAIALTMPTKGRWSSLVLIILAIPLLIPWNVVGTIWQIFGRADIGLLGSSLNAMGINYNYAANTMDAWVTVLVMDVWHWTSLVALLCFSGLRAIPDVYYQAARIDRASAWAVFRHIQLPKLKSVLLIAVMLRFMDSFMIYTEPFVLTGGGPGNATTFLSQTLTQMAIGQFDLGPAAAFSLVYFLIILLVSWLFYTAMTHSDANR
- a CDS encoding ABC transporter ATP-binding protein, translating into MAEIRLQNLAHSYTRTPSGPEDYAIREMDHVWEQGGAYALLGPSGCGKSTLLNIISGLLSPSQGHVLFDGKAVNDLTPEKRNIAQVFQFPVVYDTMTVFDNLAFPLRNQGMAEAKIHSKVQEIAEVLDLQALLSKKARNLTADEKQKVSMGRGLVRDDVSAILFDEPLTVIDPHLKWKLRRKLKQIHEQFNITMVYVTHDQLEASTFADKIAVMYGGQIVQFGTPRELFERPSHTFVGYFIGSPGMNLIEVQPQPGGVGFASTHLPLSDAQLQRIAESEWKTLKVGIRPEFVHVWDEPFDDAMQAQVVHVEDLGTYKIMTLNLDGAPLKVRLAEDKPVPEGTAYISFPAQWLMVYADDYLLEVQP
- a CDS encoding ABC transporter ATP-binding protein, with the translated sequence MSLTLEHVSRTVEGQTWIDDACLSFEPGSFNVLLGRTLSGKTSLMRLMAGLDKPDSGRILMNGVDVTQRPVRLRNVSMVYQQFINYPTMTVFENIASPLRQGGVSNELIQSKVLETAKMLRIEKFLQRYPLELSGGQQQRTAMARALVKDAELILFDEPLVNLDYKLREELRQEMRELFKARHTIAIYATTEPNEALALGGTTTILHEGRVIQSGKAAEVYHQPQTVLAAELFSEPPINLMPGRIAGNEVSFANFVHFPLNVDLRPVGEGEFRFGVRPSHISLVPSNDDDLELAVTVEVAEISGSETFLHVRNEHFLLVLHLPGVHEYDVDAPIRIYIPTHKLFVFDAQGRLVQAPGRRIARVA
- a CDS encoding sigma-54-dependent Fis family transcriptional regulator, coding for MAAPASPLSHDAIIQDSWSRCRAFGLDHQSAPAFDQLPAEGIAQLLESQHSLVQTTHQEVLPYYENILSNSNCLIMLADNQGQVLTSWGTQRFIEPSLTRGFSAGASWMERCSGTNAIGTALACEQAVHIEHDEHFLKANRFMTGSAAPIFDAERKVIAVLDVSSDSYLPPSHTLGMVKMMSQTVENRLILNLFHGQHFQLTFNTGLNNLDSQWAGLLIFDESGQVLSANRRADNLLGISLSRVSIESLFKVSLLELLNQPDGLPFSLQASGRNRFQCLLKRPKQAPIQARLFSETKSAEPAANAPAAISLNTLHFGDGRVEKAVRQAERLLEKDIPLLIHGETGVGKEVFVKALHQASSRSKQPFIAVNCAAIPAELVESELFGYEKGAFTGANQKGSIGLIRKADKGTLFLDEIGDMPLPTQARLLRVLQERCVQPVGSSELYPVDIRIISATNRSLREQVQLGRFREDLYYRIGGLTLELPPLRERSDKQALFKRLWEQHREPSQWAGLSREVLELFGRHPWPGNLRQVSSVMQVALAMAEEQPVRPEHLPDDFFVDLEMEPVDSPETLAVDLNDAEDLNRQLQAAGGNISHLARRLGVSRNTLYKRLRQAE
- the cysS gene encoding cysteine--tRNA ligase; the encoded protein is MLSIYNTLTKSKEVFKPLDGNNVRMYVCGMTVYDYCHIGHGRSMVAFDLVTRWLRFSGYNLTYVRNITDIEDKIINRARENGEPFDLLTERMITAMHEDEARLNILKPDMEPRATDHIAGMQTMIQTLIDKGYAYAPGNGDVYYRVAKFMGYGKLSRKKIEDLRIGARIEVDESKQDPLDFVLWKGAKPGEPSWPSPWGDGRPGWHIECSVMSTCCLGETFDIHGGGSDLEFPHHENEIAQSEAATGKTYANTWMHCGMIRINGEKMSKSLNNFFTIRDVLEKYHPEVVRYLLVSSHYRSAINYSEDNLKDAKGALERFYHALKGLPSVAPAGGEAFVERFTQVMNDDFGTPEACAVLFEMVREINRLRESDLDAAAGLAARLKELASVLGVLQLEADDFLQAGAEGRVDAAEVDALIAARLAARAAKDWAESDRIRDQLTAMGVVLEDGKGGTTWRLAD
- a CDS encoding glutamine--tRNA ligase/YqeY domain fusion protein; translated protein: MSKPTVDPTSNSKTGPAVPVNFLRPIIQADLDSGKHTQIVTRFPPEPNGYLHIGHAKSICVNFGLAQEFGGVTHLRFDDTNPAKEDQEYIDAIESDVKWLGFEWSGEVRYASQYFDQLHDWAVELIKAGKAYVDDLSPEQAKEYRGSLTEPGKNSPFRDRSVEENLDWFARMRAGEFPDGARVLRAKIDMASPNMNLRDPIMYRIRHAHHHQTGDKWCIYPNYDFTHGQSDAIEGITHSICTLEFESHRPLYEWFLENLPVPAKPRQYEFSRLNLNYTITSKRKLKQLVDEKHVFGWDDPRMSTLSGFRRRGYTPASIRNFCDMVGTNRSDGVVDFGMLEFSIRQDLDQNAPRAMCVLRPLKVVITNYPEDKVDHLELPRHPQKEELGVRKLPFSREIYIDRDDFMEEPPKGYKRLEPNGEVRLRGSYVIRADEAIKDADGNIVELRCSYDPETLGKNPEGRKVKGVVHWVPAAASVECEVRLYDRLFRSPNPEKAEDSASFLDNINPDSLQVLTGCRAEPSLGNAQPEDRFQFEREGYFCADIKDSKPGHPVFNRTVTLRDSWGQ
- a CDS encoding peptidylprolyl isomerase; its protein translation is MTQVKLTTNHGDIVLELNAEKAPITVANFIEYVKAGHYENTVFHRVIGNFMIQGGGFEPGMKEKKDKRPSIQNEADNGLPNEKYSVAMARTMEPHSASAQFFINVADNSFLNHSAKTTQGWGYAVFAKVVAGTDVVDKIKGVSTTSKAGHQDVPADDVIIEKAEIIEA